A region of the Nocardia nova SH22a genome:
TCCGAGGTTACCTCTCCCGTACGACGGAAGACTGGCTCCGGCGTGGTATCGGGCGAACAGGAATGCCACGAGCCGGTAGACCTCGTCGTCCGAGGCGCTCGGAGCGTAGGACATCGCGAGGAAATGCGACTGTGTCAGCGCCGTTTTCGGGCGTCGAAGGTCAGCGAGGGCACCTAGATCGTGACGTCGGACGAGGCCGCCCAACCAGCGGGTCAGCCGGTCGGCCGGTTGGCGTTGTTCGTGTTCGGCCGGTGGGGTTTCCGCGTCCGATGTGTCATTGGTCGCGGTCATCGTCTGCTGCCTCTCTGACTGATATCGGTGCCTTGCTATGGGTGAGTTCGGTGTGAAGTTTGTTCTCGGCGGCGGCTCTGGCGCGAAGTCCGCGAGAGTTCGAGGGTAGGGAGCGCAGGCGATTCGCCAAGAGGCGGCGGGCGGTATCGACGAGCGTGCGTGCGAATTCGTCGGTGGCTTCGGCGGCCGTCGTCCCGTCGGCTGTAGCCTCCAAGAGCCGGTGGAATGGCGCGGCTGCGGCGGCGAAGTGTTCGGTGCGAGTATCGAATCGCGAACTCAGCGTACCCTTTTGGTCCGAGCCCGCACCGGGATAGGTGGACCGTTGCGCGATCTCGGCTGCCCGTCCGAGTGCGATCCCCACGTATTCCGCTGCGCGAGAACCGTTTCTCGCGGCGTGATACAGCTCGATCTCGCGGCCGGACACCCACGGGAAGCTGTCGGCGAGCCAGGTGAGGAGTTTGTTGTTCTCGATGGCGAGCCCGACCGCCCAGAGCCGTACTCGGAAACCGGACAGCTCGGCGAGCCTGCTGTAGAGATCGGTGCCCTTCTTGTTCTCGGCGACCGCGGCATACAGCGCATGAGCTTCGCGCCACAGGGCCTTGTTCACGTCGGGCCGCAACGGACTGAATTCGCCTTTTGCGCGGGGAACCAGCACCGCGTCCTGACGGAACTCGGCAGGCAGTGGCACGAGTAGTTCGCCCGCTCCAACGATCACCCGATCCACACAAAGCGCTCCGTCCTCGTTCCGGGAGGGGCGCAGGAGGATCGATCTGCCGAGCACGGTATGGAGGTCG
Encoded here:
- the casB gene encoding type I-E CRISPR-associated protein Cse2/CasB; the protein is MTATNDTSDAETPPAEHEQRQPADRLTRWLGGLVRRHDLGALADLRRPKTALTQSHFLAMSYAPSASDDEVYRLVAFLFARYHAGASLPSYGRGNLGTALRKVGSGAVRGPEDPGADRLMARISASRAIPERHLQHAIERMRAGDTAPPSWSMLVDDLSRWTDHGRPAAFEWTRDFYTPNRTKYGAKK
- the casA gene encoding type I-E CRISPR-associated protein Cse1/CasA, producing MPDSIRVPTPRWDPRTEACIAVLTSDGHATTLGLADVLHQADDLQAIFGTTPGEVVAVVEYLLGICYAAKVHPGTVREWRKWVSGRHSLDTAAQWLLAQPDDAWNIFDPHKPLGQNAMLAPFLDEHGSGPAQLVLEHAGDYNQFFDHHHLEHPTPLSPAEAFRAMLVQHVYGPGLRGRVSGDLLGPKLNNLATGRLATRMRVLALGETVGDTLRLNLQQYESDGPDYFNTTWTQRGRRDFAHKPSGRMPDGPADLHTVLGRSILLRPSRNEDGALCVDRVIVGAGELLVPLPAEFRQDAVLVPRAKGEFSPLRPDVNKALWREAHALYAAVAENKKGTDLYSRLAELSGFRVRLWAVGLAIENNKLLTWLADSFPWVSGREIELYHAARNGSRAAEYVGIALGRAAEIAQRSTYPGAGSDQKGTLSSRFDTRTEHFAAAAAPFHRLLEATADGTTAAEATDEFARTLVDTARRLLANRLRSLPSNSRGLRARAAAENKLHTELTHSKAPISVREAADDDRDQ